A region of Halosolutus amylolyticus DNA encodes the following proteins:
- a CDS encoding APC family permease, producing the protein MVTDATESDRSLARDIGPLGAIATVVAGTLGAGLFVTLGTASSTTGPSVILIIALSGVIAMAIAINYSWLATIFPAAGSTYSYVTRVFRNRLAGFVATWSLWLGYMAAVSVLALGFGSYLQVFYPAVDPRLAGIGLITVLFLVNMLGARRYSISQNAIFLLLMVSILVLVVPGTFTVEAGNYTPFFTGGFDGALAAAVPLFYAYIGIAVAGEIGAEVKNPSRNLPLAMAGGTLILIVLYMWTAAVIYGVVGDYTVLANSDRPLSTAAETFLSLNATAIVGFGGLLATASSVHAVMAAGIKLPYCWAWDEVFSTRFSEVNERWRTPHWSLLTLFAVSVGLTFWTAGLDQVIAIATFSYLIAYGATSFTAMYAYLERPALREEAAFDPGRWIFVPGLLGLGGCVLLLSQAYQGSMTIYVPWLAIGLAVFAVYWYLGKQSDTDVDAILDTLPGVPTEEYSPAIVDEPTVSDDGTPADD; encoded by the coding sequence ATGGTAACAGATGCCACCGAATCGGATCGGAGCCTCGCTCGCGACATCGGCCCGCTCGGCGCGATCGCCACCGTCGTCGCGGGGACGCTCGGGGCCGGATTGTTCGTCACGCTCGGGACGGCCAGTTCGACGACCGGACCGAGCGTCATCCTGATCATCGCGCTGTCGGGAGTGATCGCGATGGCGATCGCGATCAACTACAGCTGGCTCGCGACGATCTTCCCCGCGGCCGGGTCGACGTACTCGTACGTCACTAGGGTGTTCCGTAACCGCCTCGCGGGGTTCGTCGCGACGTGGTCGCTGTGGTTAGGGTATATGGCGGCCGTGTCCGTACTCGCACTCGGATTCGGCAGCTACCTGCAAGTGTTCTACCCCGCCGTCGACCCGCGCCTGGCCGGGATCGGCCTGATAACCGTCCTGTTCCTCGTGAACATGCTCGGAGCCCGCCGGTACAGTATCTCGCAGAACGCGATCTTCCTCCTGCTGATGGTCTCGATACTGGTCCTGGTCGTCCCCGGGACGTTCACCGTCGAGGCCGGCAACTACACGCCGTTCTTCACGGGCGGATTCGACGGCGCGCTCGCCGCCGCCGTCCCGCTGTTCTACGCCTACATCGGGATCGCGGTCGCGGGCGAGATCGGAGCCGAGGTCAAGAACCCCTCGCGGAACCTGCCGCTCGCGATGGCCGGCGGGACGCTCATCCTGATCGTGCTGTACATGTGGACCGCCGCGGTCATCTACGGCGTCGTCGGGGACTACACCGTCCTCGCCAATTCGGACCGGCCGCTCTCGACCGCCGCCGAGACGTTCCTCTCGCTGAACGCGACCGCGATCGTCGGGTTCGGCGGGCTGCTGGCGACCGCCTCCAGCGTCCACGCCGTGATGGCCGCGGGGATCAAACTCCCCTACTGCTGGGCCTGGGACGAGGTCTTCTCGACCCGGTTCTCGGAAGTCAACGAGCGCTGGCGAACCCCTCACTGGTCGCTGTTGACGCTGTTTGCGGTCTCGGTCGGACTGACCTTCTGGACCGCCGGACTGGACCAGGTTATCGCGATCGCGACGTTCAGCTACCTGATCGCCTACGGGGCGACGTCGTTCACCGCGATGTACGCCTACCTCGAGCGGCCGGCCCTGCGCGAGGAAGCCGCCTTCGATCCCGGCCGGTGGATCTTCGTTCCGGGCCTGCTCGGACTCGGCGGCTGCGTCCTCCTGCTGTCACAGGCCTACCAGGGATCGATGACGATCTACGTCCCGTGGCTCGCGATCGGCCTCGCCGTCTTCGCCGTCTACTGGTACCTGGGCAAGCAGTCCGACACGGACGTCGACGCGATCCTCGACACGCTTCCCGGCGTCCCGACGGAGGAGTACAGCCCCGCGATCGTCGACGAACCGACGGTGTCCGACGACGGGACGCCCGCGGACGACTGA